The DNA window GTGAGCACACCCATTCGCATCCTCATCGCCGACGACCAGGCCCTCGTCCGGGGGGCCCTGGCCACGCTGCTCGGACTGGAGCCGGACATCGAGGTCGTCGCCCAGACGGGCAGCGGGCGGGCGGTGGCGGCCCTGGCCCGGGAGCACGCCGTCGACGTCGCCCTGCTGGACATTGACATGCCGGACATGGACGGCCTGGCCGCCGCGGCGGCGCTGACCGCCTCGGGAGCAGCCTGCCGCAGCCTCATTGTCACGACCTTCGGGCGCCCCGGCTACCTCTCACGCGCCCTGGAGGCCGGGGCCTCGGGGTTCCTGGTCAAGGACACCCCGCCCGAGGAGCTGGCTGAGGCGATCCGCAAGATCGCGGCCGGATTGCGCGTCATCGACCCGACCCTGGCCCAGGAGTCGGTGATCGTGGGGCCCAACCCGCTCACGGACCGGGAGAAGGACGTGCTGCGGCTGGCGGCGCGCGGCGCGGACGCCCGCGATATCGCCGACTGTCTGCACCTGGGCGCCGGGACGGTGCGCAATTACCTGTCCAGCGCGATCAGCAAGACGCACGCGCGCAACCGCACCGAGGCGGCGCGCACCGCCGAGACCAACGGCTGGCTGTGAGGCGGGGCGGACGTCACGTCGCACCGGCCCGTGCGAGTGCGGCCAGAAGATCGGCCTCGAATGCGGCGAAGGACGGGCTGCGCCCACGGGCTTGGGCAAGGTCCATAACGGCGGAGAAGCGCGCCTGGTGGAGGGTCTCCCTAGGATGCTCGTGATCCGCGCCCGAACCTCACCAGGATCATCGTCGTCGGCATCGAGAAGAACCAGCACTACACCATTATCGCCAACGCGAATGCACTGCATTCTGACTGCACCGCCCAGCTTCTCATTCAGCATCTGGGTCCTGGGAAGACGATACGGATGCTCCACATGAAGGTCGAACACTTCGTGAGTCTCGCAAATTCTTCGAATGAGGATTGGAAGAGCTCTGACCTCTCCGTGGCCCTCAACTACCGCACCCACTCGGACAGTCATCGGGATACGGCTTCCTCAGGTTCGGGTTGAAACTGATCGGCTCGCAGCAGTTCGCCCGCGGTGAAGAGCGACTCGTTGAATGCGAGCCGGACCGCGGCATCGGGATGACCGGCCTCGGTCGTCCCCCCGACCGATCGCACGGCGAACAGCTCACCGGGAAGGATCGTAGAAGAATCGAGAAGATCGGGGCTGTGAGTCGTCAGCAGCACCTGACGATGCTCACTGGCGTCCCGGATCGCGTCCAGGAGGA is part of the Actinomyces sp. oral taxon 414 genome and encodes:
- a CDS encoding response regulator transcription factor, yielding MSTPIRILIADDQALVRGALATLLGLEPDIEVVAQTGSGRAVAALAREHAVDVALLDIDMPDMDGLAAAAALTASGAACRSLIVTTFGRPGYLSRALEAGASGFLVKDTPPEELAEAIRKIAAGLRVIDPTLAQESVIVGPNPLTDREKDVLRLAARGADARDIADCLHLGAGTVRNYLSSAISKTHARNRTEAARTAETNGWL